The DNA segment CTGCGTTGGGCTGTAGCAGAGATGGATAGGCGTTATCGCACATTGTCTAGCCATAGAAAACGTAACATTGATGAATATAATGAGATCGAGGATCAGGATAATATGCCCTATATTGTGATTGTAATCGATGAATTGGCAGATCTGATGGCAGTGGCAGCTAATGAAGTAGAAGGACTAATTGTCAGGTTGGCTCAAATGGCAAGGGCAGTTGGCATTCACTTAGTTTTAGCTACCCAGAGGCCAAGTGTCGATGTAATTACCGGCCTTATTAAAGCCAACTTTCCAGCACGGATTGCCCTGTCTACTACATCACAGATTGATTCTAGAACAATTATTGATCAAGCTGGGGCTGAGAAATTACTTGGTAAAGGGGATTTATTACTGGTCACTCCAGATTTTCTTAAGCCAAGGCGGGTTCAGGGAGTGTTTCTCAGTGAGAAAGAGGTCAGTAGTGTGACAAATTTCTTAAGAGAACAAAGACCTCCTAGCTATGATCAAGAGATTCTTGCCCAAGCTGCAAAATTGGGCAACAAAAGCTCAGCTAGTTTTGGAGGGGGAGAGGATCAAGATGATTTATATCAAGATGCCCTTGAGGTAGTAATCAGCTCAGGTAACGCTTCAGCTTCAATGCTTCAGAGGCGATTGAGGGTTGGTTTTCAGAGGGCTTCAAGACTTCTTGATATGATGGAAGAAAATGGTATTATCGCTCCTCAAGATGGGCAGAGATCTAGAGAGGTTTTGGTTGACTCAGTTGATCAAGCCAATCAGCTCTCAAATTTAGAAGACCAAGAATCAGAAATTGATGAGTATTGATAAGACACCACCCAATCTAATAGATTTAGGGGCAACTCTTAAATCTGCTCGAACTAAAAGAAAGATGAGCTTGACCCAAGCTGAGAAAGCTACAAAGATCAGGGTATCTATTCTAGAAAAGATTGAATCAGGAGACTACAATCTCGATGTTTATTGGTCAGGTCTGGTTTATAATTATGCAAGATTACTTGGGGTAGAATCTGATATCAAATTTGATCAGAATAGGAGTTCATTACTAGAATCAAGTATCTTTTCAGTAAGACCTATCAATGACAAAAGATTGATATTTACGCCAAAAACATTTCTATTCATTGTTCTTACTTCTATATTTGGGGCGATTATGATATTCCTGACAATTCAGTTGCGAGTCTTGCTTTCTAGTCCAGAGATTGAGCTAGATAATATTGATCAAGTAATTACTATTAATCAACGGATATTTGAGCTGAGTGGTAATGCGGATAGCGATAGTGATGTGTTCATTAATGATTCACCAGTTTTGAGTAATCAAGATGGGAGCTTTAGCGAGGTGATTACTTTGGCTGAGGGCTATAATCAGCTGGTAGTCTCAGCAAGAAACCGTTTGGGTAAACAGACTGATAAAGAGGTTACTATCATTGTAGATGCACCGAAAATATTCAAGGTGACTGAGCAAGAGCAGCAAACCGAAGAGGAAGAAACTAGTTCGACTGGGGTTACTCTGGATCTAAAGATTGAAAATAGTGCCACATGGTTGGTAGTTATTGCAGATGGTATAGAGGTGTTCCGTGGTACGTTACTTGCTGGGGTTGAGCAAGAATTTCAGGCCAAGGAACAAATCACACTTACTACTGGAAATGCTAAAAGTACACAATTGACCTTGACCAATGATAAGGTTAAAGATTATCAGATAGGAGAGCTTGGAGCGGCAGGTGAGGTCAAGCGAGATTTGGTCTTTACTAGAGATACTGAGTTTGGTCAGCAAGAGTAGACAATGCTAATGTTTGCTCTATATTCGTATTTATAATACAATAGTGGATAATAATCTATATTAACCAGGAGGAATTATGAGTAACACAAAAGATCCAGCCAAGTCAAAAGCAATTGATATGGCGCTTGAGCAGATTGAAAGACAGTTTGGCTCAGGAGCGATTATGCGCTTTGGCCAAGGACAGAAGGTCCAGGTAGAGACTTTTTCCACGGGCAGTCTAAACTTAGATGAAGCGCTTGGCGGTGGTTTACCAAAAGGTAGAATAATAGAAATATATGGTCCAGAATCAAGTGGTAAGACTACTTTGTCATTGCATGCAGTTGCTGAAGTACAAAAGGCAGGTGGGACAGCAGCTTTTATTGATGCAGAACACGCTCTGGATCCAGAATATGCAAGCAAGATCGGTGTCAAGCTTGATGAGCTTTTGATCTCCCAGCCTGACAATGGGGAGCAAGCTTTGGAAATATGCGAGACACTAGTTCGTTCAGCAGCAGTTGATATTGTAGTGGTCGATTCTGTAGCAGCCTTAGTACCAAAAGCAGAGATTGATGGCTTGATGGGGGATAGTCACGTTGGGTTGCAAGCTAGACTGATGTCTCAAGCTTTAAGAAAGTTGACCGGGATCATTTCTAAGTCCAATACGACTGTGATATTTATTAATCAATTGCGTCACAAGATTGGTGTAATGTTTGGCAATCCTGAAACCACACCAGGAGGTCAGGCTTTGAAATTTTATGCTTCAGTTAGACTTGATATCCGTAGGACTGAGAGGCTAACCAAGGAACAAGAACAGGTAGGTAATAGAGTTAAAGTCAAGGTTATAAAAAACAAAATTGCTCCCCCATTTAAGATTGCTGAGTTTGATATTATGTTCAATCAAGGGATATCTAGAAGTGGCGAGGCATTAGATATTGGATTGGAGCTTGGGTTGATTAAAAAATCAGGCTCCTGGTATAGTTATGGTGAAGACAAAATTGGACAGGGCGCACAGGCCGCTAAAGAATTCTTAGAAGCAAATCCCAAAATATTAGATAAAATTGTGCATGAAGCAAAAACTAAATCTAAATAAAGACTTACCCCATTATTTTTTACATCAAGATGAGGTGGGACTTGCCTTATATAGACATTATCCTTTGAAATTACGATGGCCATTCTATGGGTTTTTCTTTGGTTTAATCATGGCTATTTTGATCCAACTATATACTAAATATACATTAGAATATTTAATCTTGATACCGACTGGATTGATATTTTTGAGAGGGCTGATTGGATGGTATTATAGCTATGTTTTGGTGACTAACTATCAGGTATTGAGTATAGAGCAAAAAGGGTTGTTTAATAGAGAGATTCGTCAAATACAACTTAAGAATATTCAGAATGTCAATTTTGCCCAGAGGGGGTTAGTTGCTAGTTTGCTTGGATATGGTGATATTGAGGTAGTAGCTACGTTTAGCAATGAAATCTTTTATTTTAAATCAATTATGAAGCCACAGGATTTACAAAATATTCTGATGCGCTTAATTAGCCAGTTGTAACAAGATCTCAAGATTAGAGCTAGGAGCAAATTGTTTATATAATTTTAGTCTGCTATATTTTATTCTTTACATGCTATAATTATAACCATGAGTAATAAGAAGATAGATACCCCGACAAAACCAAAAAGTGTTAGTTCAGTTTCAGTAAAAGAAAAAAGGCTTTCATCAATAAGTAGTAAGATTAATTTTCAAGACAAACTAAGTAGGGTTAAGTCTAAATCTAGAATCAACTTTGTTAGAAAGCATTTGATAGCTGGATTAGGAGTAATTGTCGGATTGATAATATTACTATTGGTGGGTGTAGGTGTAGCAATTTATGGCTTTAAGTCTGAAAATAAATTGGTATATAGGGTCAGTCGAATAGTGCATTATCCGGTAGTAACAATTGACTCGAAGGTTTTCCCCTGGCTTAGCACAAATTCAGCAGGATATGATCAATATCTTTATTATTTAGAGGCTACAAAACAAGGCGAGAAAATCGTTAGAGAGAGACAAGGGAATACTGCCGAAATCAGTGAAGAGGATTATTTGCAGCTAAAATCAGAGATTCTAGACAATCTGGGAGATCGTCTGATTTTGGATGCAGAGGCTAAGAAGAGGAATATTGATGTTACAGATCAAGAAATCCAAGATAGATATAGTCAACTGGTTGAGAATTCTGGGGGAGAAGAGCAAGCTAAGAGTTTTATTAGAGATTATTTTGGCTGGTCAGTAGAAGAATGGCAGGAAAATATCTTAAAGAAAGGTTTACTTGAGGAAAAATTAGCTAAGACACTATCAGAAGATCAGGGATTAAAAGATCAGGCTAGAGTACGAGCAGAAGAGGTTTTATCGAAGGTTCAGGCTGGTGAAGACTTTGCAGAATTAGCCAAGCAGTATTCCGAAGACAGTAGTGCTGAAAATGGAGGAGATCTTGGGGTGATAGAAAAAGGAGTTACCGTAAAGAGCTTTGAAGATGCAGCCTTTGCCCTGGACAAAGATCAGACTAGTGGGATAGTTGAAACTGAATATGGATTTCATATTATCAAAGTCAACGATAAAAGTGACGATAAGATTAGGGTATCCCATATCTTGATCAAAGCAGTCAGTTTTGAAAGTTGGATGGAACAAGCTAGAGAGGATTACAACTTGGAGTTGGTTATCAATTTTGATAAAAAATCTGAATCTACCCAAGATTCAGATAGTAACTCAGATCAATCCCCAGAATCAGGAGAATAATTTTTTGATAAACAATCTTGCTAGTAATATCAAGAACGCCTTTGTCAGGTTGTTTGTCGATAAGGTTAGTTTGAGCTTGCTAATTAGTGGACTTATTGTTTTTGCGTTGATGTTAATTCTAGCCTTTTTAAGAATTAGACCAAGTGCTATTGATATACCTTTGGGCTTCAATTCTTATCTCAAAGTTGATAATCTAGGTGCATGGCATCAGATATTTTATCTACCAGCATTCGGTCTATTTTGCATAATTGCAAATGTGTTACTCGTTTTGAATTCAGATACTAGCAAGAAGTTGACTCAATACTTATTACTGGCTACAAATTTAATTTTAATCTTAACACTAGTGGTTATAATCAATCTAACTAGCCTGACTTTTATTAGATGAAAAAATATTTAGCTGGGATAGTCTGGTCTTTGATGGTAGGCTTGGCTTTTGCTGTGATTGCTAGCATTTATTATATTTACGCACAAAATACTAACCAATTGAGTCAAGAAGTTGCACGTGATTGGCAGAGTTTGATCAATGGCTCAGATCAATTGACCGAAGATCTTGACCAGTCACTTAGTAATTTTGATTATCCGGCAATAGGGCAACATTTCACTAAGTACCACCAATTAGTAGATTCACAGAAGCTTAGTTTGCAAGAAGATCGAGGAAAGTTGGTCGACCAAAATTTGTTGATTAATTATCGAGATTTTTTAGAAATCTTTTGGAAATATACTAGACAAATGGAGGCAATGGCAACCAATCTAGCATTATTGAAGAGCCAAGATTTTTCAGAGCTTAATATTCTCCGCGAAGATGCAAAAAATCGAAGCTTAGAACTGGCGGGTGATTTTGAAATTATCCAGGGTCAGTTATCGGAAAAAATTTGGGATTTTGATTTAATTTTTGATCAAGGCAAGGAAGCTTTGAGCAAACAGGTTGATATTACGGATGTAGAGAGCGAACAAGAAGATCAAAATATTGAGACTATTAGAGAAACAGCTACAACAATCTTGGAGGCCTGGATTGATGCTGAAGTATCAGTAGTCAAGGCGTATTATACAGATCAAATGGCTAAGAAAATTGATTTTGATCAAATGATCAAAGGATCTAGAAAATATCAAGTACCCGAGAGATTTGGCATAGATTATATTGAAAAAGAAGGAGATCAATATCTAGCAGGGTTTAAGATGTTTTATGCATTTCCAGGAGAAGTTGACCAGTATAGCTCCATTCAATCAAGTGTTTTTTATTTTAAGTATGATAGCAACTTAAAACTTTGGTTGATTGCTGATCAGAAGGCTCAATAGATCTGGCTGTAATATTCTTGGAGCGGGTGACGGGAATCGAACCCGTATCCTCAGCTTGGAAGGCTGATATAATAGCCTTTATACAACA comes from the Candidatus Saccharibacteria bacterium genome and includes:
- a CDS encoding DUF4115 domain-containing protein, with protein sequence MSIDKTPPNLIDLGATLKSARTKRKMSLTQAEKATKIRVSILEKIESGDYNLDVYWSGLVYNYARLLGVESDIKFDQNRSSLLESSIFSVRPINDKRLIFTPKTFLFIVLTSIFGAIMIFLTIQLRVLLSSPEIELDNIDQVITINQRIFELSGNADSDSDVFINDSPVLSNQDGSFSEVITLAEGYNQLVVSARNRLGKQTDKEVTIIVDAPKIFKVTEQEQQTEEEETSSTGVTLDLKIENSATWLVVIADGIEVFRGTLLAGVEQEFQAKEQITLTTGNAKSTQLTLTNDKVKDYQIGELGAAGEVKRDLVFTRDTEFGQQE
- the recA gene encoding recombinase RecA, producing MSNTKDPAKSKAIDMALEQIERQFGSGAIMRFGQGQKVQVETFSTGSLNLDEALGGGLPKGRIIEIYGPESSGKTTLSLHAVAEVQKAGGTAAFIDAEHALDPEYASKIGVKLDELLISQPDNGEQALEICETLVRSAAVDIVVVDSVAALVPKAEIDGLMGDSHVGLQARLMSQALRKLTGIISKSNTTVIFINQLRHKIGVMFGNPETTPGGQALKFYASVRLDIRRTERLTKEQEQVGNRVKVKVIKNKIAPPFKIAEFDIMFNQGISRSGEALDIGLELGLIKKSGSWYSYGEDKIGQGAQAAKEFLEANPKILDKIVHEAKTKSK
- a CDS encoding PH domain-containing protein; the protein is MKQKLNLNKDLPHYFLHQDEVGLALYRHYPLKLRWPFYGFFFGLIMAILIQLYTKYTLEYLILIPTGLIFLRGLIGWYYSYVLVTNYQVLSIEQKGLFNREIRQIQLKNIQNVNFAQRGLVASLLGYGDIEVVATFSNEIFYFKSIMKPQDLQNILMRLISQL
- a CDS encoding peptidylprolyl isomerase gives rise to the protein MSNKKIDTPTKPKSVSSVSVKEKRLSSISSKINFQDKLSRVKSKSRINFVRKHLIAGLGVIVGLIILLLVGVGVAIYGFKSENKLVYRVSRIVHYPVVTIDSKVFPWLSTNSAGYDQYLYYLEATKQGEKIVRERQGNTAEISEEDYLQLKSEILDNLGDRLILDAEAKKRNIDVTDQEIQDRYSQLVENSGGEEQAKSFIRDYFGWSVEEWQENILKKGLLEEKLAKTLSEDQGLKDQARVRAEEVLSKVQAGEDFAELAKQYSEDSSAENGGDLGVIEKGVTVKSFEDAAFALDKDQTSGIVETEYGFHIIKVNDKSDDKIRVSHILIKAVSFESWMEQAREDYNLELVINFDKKSESTQDSDSNSDQSPESGE